In Terriglobales bacterium, a single genomic region encodes these proteins:
- a CDS encoding DUF971 domain-containing protein: MAIPPLAPADPQSVDVNVTAGTGVDIEWKDGHKSHYSFQFLRDACPCALCEDERGKSGRQPGQPVPTAPGALPMFKPAARPTQVEPVGRYAIRFTWNDGHQHGIYSWDFLRDVCPCEECRKDRGIESSGH; encoded by the coding sequence ATGGCAATCCCGCCGCTGGCCCCGGCCGATCCCCAGTCCGTGGACGTGAACGTGACCGCCGGCACGGGCGTGGACATCGAGTGGAAGGACGGCCACAAGAGCCACTACAGCTTCCAGTTCCTGCGCGACGCCTGTCCCTGCGCGCTCTGCGAGGACGAGCGTGGGAAGAGCGGGCGCCAGCCGGGCCAGCCCGTGCCCACCGCCCCGGGGGCGCTGCCCATGTTCAAGCCGGCCGCCCGGCCCACCCAGGTCGAGCCCGTGGGGCGCTACGCCATCCGCTTCACCTGGAATGACGGCCACCAGCACGGCATCTACTCCTGGGACTTCCTGCGCGACGTGTGCCCGTGCGAGGAATGCCGCAAGGACCGGGGCATCGAGTCATCGGGCCATTGA